From the Eleutherodactylus coqui strain aEleCoq1 chromosome 7, aEleCoq1.hap1, whole genome shotgun sequence genome, one window contains:
- the TEX261 gene encoding protein TEX261, with translation MWFIYVLSWLSLLIQVAFVTLAIAAGLYYLAELIEEYTVATSRIIKYMIWFSTAVLVGLYLFEKFPLVMVGVGLFTNVVYFGLLQTFPFILLTSPNFILSCALVVLNHYLAFQYFAEEYYPFSEVLAYFTFCLWLIPFAFFVSLSAGENVLPSTVPHGDDVVSNYFTKGKRGKRSGILIIFSFVKEAILPSRQKMY, from the exons ATGTGGTTCATCTACGTGCTGAGCTGGCTGTCTCTCCTCATCCAGGTGGCCTTTGTCACCCTGGCGATAG CTGCCGGCCTCTACTACCTGGCGGAGCTCATAGAGGAATACACGGTGGCCACCAGTCGCATCATAAAGTACATGATCTGG TTCTCCACGGCGGTGCTCGTCGGCCTCTACCTCTTTGAGAAGTTCCCGCTGGTGATGGTCGGCGTGGGGCTCTTCACCAACGTCGTGTACTTCGGCCTCCTGCAGACCTTCCCGTTTATTCTGTTGACGTCTCCGAACTTCATCCTGTCGTGCG CTCTGGTGGTGCTCAACCATTACTTGGCTTTCCAGTACTTTGCGGAAGAATACTATCCGTTCTCGGAG GTTCTGGCTTACTTCACCTTCTGCCTCTGGCTGATTCCTTTCGCCTTCTTCGTGTCGCTGTCCGCCGGGGAGAACGTTCTGCCGTCCACGGTGCCCCATGGAG ATGACGTGGTGTCGAACTATTTCACGAAGGGCAAGAGAGGGAAGCGCTCGGGAATCCTCATCATCTTCTCCTTCGTCAAGGAGGCCATCCTTCCCAGCCGGCAGAAGATGTACTGA